The following proteins come from a genomic window of Nicotiana tomentosiformis chromosome 12, ASM39032v3, whole genome shotgun sequence:
- the LOC138903145 gene encoding zinc finger BED domain-containing protein RICESLEEPER 2-like, with product MTAELGSIIEKKVRHLTNNIQFILDSLSSTVWRQAVRYIRQSPSRWKKFQECCEEENLVKKSLCLDIPTRWNSTYLMLNRAIEYESTLLDYADHDIGLSHHLEFVDIIDGSPADVLLGSMAKRMKEKFDKYWGDPEKMNKMIFISCVLDSRYKFDYVNFALAKISSLLASIITVQTEGAFGSFFEELKRHKAGIGGVDFKSELKKYLTDEVENEIADSNILLWWKVNSPRFPILAEMARDVLAIPISSVASECAFCTGGRILDSFRSSLTPKLVEVLMCLQDWLQSEPLPVSVEEDLDVLEQLEQGVIMPRLRGHKTTSHVWGYYERIEEGDDGW from the exons GTTAGGCATTTGACAAATAATATCCAATTTATCTTGGACAGTTTATCTTCGACTGTTTGGAG GCAAGCAGTGAGATATATTAGACAGTCTCCTAGTAGGTGGAAAAAGTTTCAGGAATGTTGTGAAGAAGAAAATCTTGTTAAGAAATCTTTGTgtttggatattcctacaaggTGGAATTCCACATACTTGATGTTGAACAGGGCTATTGAATATGAGAGTACACTTTTAGATTATGCTGATCATGATATTGGCCTGTCACATCATCTTGAGTTTGTTGATATTATAGATGGAAGTCCCGCAG ATGTTCTTTTGGGTTCAATGGCAAAAAGGATGAAGGAGAAATTTGATAAGTATTGGGGTGATCCAGAAAAAATGAATAAGATGATTTtcatttcatgtgttttggattCTCGGTACAAATTTGATTATGTTAATTTTGCACTTGCCAAGAT ttcatcgCTTTTGGCGAGTATTATTACTGTCCAAACTGAAGGGGCTTTTGGATCTTTCTTTGAAGAATTAAAAAGACATAAAGCTGGGATTGGAGGTGTAGATTTTAAATCAGAATTGAAAAAGTATCTTACAGATGAAGTAGAAAATGAAATAGCAGACTCTAATATATTGCTTTGGTGGAAAGTAAACTCACCTAGATTTCCCATTCTTGCTGAGATGGCTCGAGATGTTTTAGCTATTCCTATTTCAAGTGTGGCATCCGAATGTGCATTTTGCACCGGAGGGCGTATTCTTGATTCGTTTAGGAGTTCATTGACTCCTAAATTGGTGGAAGTTCTAATGTGCCTTCAAGATTGGCTTCAGAGTGAGCCACTTCCAGTAAGTGTTGAGGAAGATTTAGATGTTCTCGAACAACTAGAACAAG GTGTAATCATGCCTCGACTTCGTGGTCACAAAACTACCTCACATGTTTGGGGTTACTATGAAAGGATTGAAGAAGGTGATGATGGATGGTGA